The DNA window AACTAAAAGGGTTCCTGTGTCTGTAGCCATTTGATACttaagctttttttctttttcagatgaaaaaggagggaagaagaaaaagaagaagcagaagattcTCTTCAGCACTTCAATGGTTCACACCAAGTAGATGACACTGAAGCTCTACTTCTGGAGTTGATATTAAACCTCCACATAGATAATTCTTCAATTCTAATCTCTGTAGGATGAAGACtgaggttcttttttttttttttccttttcttttcccgGGATGGTCGGTGCTCTGTCTTCTTGCTGTGTGGTGTTTGGACTTTTTTTGCCACCTGATGGTTCTAAAACATGGAAAAGATAGATTTTGTGTGCTGCCTGTAACAGCAGTCAGCCAACTGCAGACAGGCGGCACCTTTTAAAATCTTTCCAGGTTTTTTAGATCACACAGATGAAATCTGATGaaagtaaacatttattttgactttCTCACCTCTTTGTGGCATTGATTCTGTGAATTTCTGCGCTCCATTATTTCTAACAGCATAAGTATTCAAACACCATTGCAAGGAACCAGTATTGTATCAAATCCTGTCTTTCAGCCTGGATAAACCATAAATCAGCACTTTGTTCCCTCCATTCGGCTTCCGTTTGATCTTCTGTTGAGTGCTTAACCTTTAGATTGAGTTTGATTTCATTGTTGGTAAAGTGTGGAGAGatgttttggggtttatttGGGAACTCTTCCCAGTGGCTCTGAAGTTCACTTAAGTTCATGAGAATGctgaaagagaaataaaatatgcacaatTATTGAAGCGATTGTGTTCATTTCGCATTGGCGGCCGGTAATCGTCTTTGTGGTGTAATACTGGTTTATACCACGCGGTGGCAGCGTTGGTGAGTTTTATTTCAGTCGTTTTGTTAAAGTGTAATAAATTGATAGACTGCTTTATTTAATACTATttcaattttttaaaatctttcttTAAAagcaagactttttttttttacctgaaatTATATTCAATCGACTGAAACGGAATAAATTCATCGAGTTGTTGCTGTTACGAattcaaattattttttttacattttgaagaTAAGTACAAAAATATAGTTTCACTGCCACACATGTAGGTACATATACAATAGCGCCCTTTGCTCTGTGCAATTAAATAGAAATATTTCTGGTGCATTGCACAACAAAAAACACCTTTAAAGCGCCCCAAATCAACCAAAGGTAATGAAATTATTGTGATAGTCCTAACCGGAACCTGCCGTCGGCGCCGTTCCACGCAGTCCAACTTGCTGCTCCTCCGGAATCAGCCAGCCCGTCCAACGCTGTGAAGTCCAGCCTGTCAACAACAGTGCAACCTGAGACGGGTTAGCCAGCCAGTTAGCCACCGGGGCTAGCGAACTAAACCAGCTAAGTTAGCAGGTCTGTTAGCAGCTGCCTTGACTGACTGTCACCGCTCGCTCGTTCACTTCGGATAGTTCGATCATTCGGACGGTGCCGTTCGTCCCGAcgagagaaggaagaaaacgCGACCTCCCGTTTGGTAAGTTTTCAAAGTTCGGGTAAAATACAgcgattgaaaaaaaaaaaaaatcaggttcGGTTCCTGTTGCCATTGGCCAGTTCTTGAGTCGCTAGCTTTCGTTAGCAGGTTGGAGAAGCAGAACCCAGCTCCGCGTCGCTCCTGTCGAGCTCATTCATCACCTGCTTTCCTCGCCGGTTCTTGAGGTTAAACCGGGGGGAAAGGACCTGTAGTCTGGACCCGAAGTTCCAGCCCGGTTTAACTGGAGGAAACTACACTAGGAACGTAAATAAAATAGTCTTTCAAGTCAGCCGCAGTTGGTTGCGCAACACTAAACCGCGCGTGTGTCGATGATCACTCGAAGGAAACAAATCTAAAGAGAATCCTCCTAGTTTCCATTTATCCAGTCAAACTGCTGGTTGGAATCACTCGATATTAAAAGGTCCTTGACAACATCTCAGGAAAACGTGTCCCTGTGCGGGAGTTCTCTCGCCACTGTGTCAAAAGTTattctctgttctttattatcAAATctgcttaaaaaaaagaatcagggAAACTCGGATTTGGCATTTAGGCCTTCCAGTGCGGAAAAGAATCTGACATTTAGGTCAGAACAAAGCAAGATATTGGCTCAAGCGAGATTAAAAAAGAATCTGAGATTAAAGTTGGACTTctctcatttaaaaatgtacctGTGCAGAACACATTCCCAACATTTACATCCTCATTACATTTAAATCTGCATGTGACCTTAATCATCACAACACCCATAAAAGCAGagttaataataatgatgatgatgatgatgatggtatcACTTTTAATATCACAGGAGTTGTGTTTACATCTGCAGGATCAGACTGAGTGTTGCAGGAACACACGGTGTGTTGTGGAAACCTTTACGCCACTTCACGTTTAAGCTGTTAGTAGGTCAGATGACGAGAAGCCGGGTTCCTCGGCGTAACTGGACCAACCAGGTTTTCAACTTCAGATTGTTCTGCTTGCTCCGACGTTTGAGGACAGTTCTCTTTTCCGCTCTGACTTTGGATTCAAATTTGTTTGATCTATTTTGGTTTTGGATGAAATCAGCAGCAGGTGATCGGAATCTGGATCAGATTTCAGAGGTTGAGTCCAGCAGCATCTGAGGAACAAATGAATgttaataaatgcataaataggaatttattaaagttaaaaaatagGTGTTTCCTTTGGAAATAGAGCAGAAGTGTGGGAAGCTTCAGTAAAGTTTTTCATGTGCTTCTGTCTTCAATCAATGAAGACATTAAAATCTCAAATCCATTTTTATCAGATAtaattttcttctatttttgaCTGGGGAAAAAGCTTCAAGGGAATCAGCCTAAATATCCTCATTCCAGTGTCGGACTCAAAGCAGGAAGAGGCGAGCGTCGGCATTAATCACTTTCCTGccgttgttttgtttgtgaacATGAGCGTGTGGGCGTGGCTAAAGCGAGCGCCTGTACAAACTCTGCCGTCTGCTGCCGTGAAAGCGTGAGAACGCGGCGCTGACAGAGCTTTGCAGACCCGTCTGTGATTTATTCCCTCATGTGGATGGCAGATGGAAGCGGCTCTCCACCTCCTGTGCTGTCGTAGGGAATGACGTCGCTGCTCGTCCACGACGGAATCCGGAAATCCACAGCAGACGGTTGACATCTGCTCAGGTGGGTTCTCGGTCCAGAGCTCCACATCTCACTGAAAAGGCTCATGTTCTGACAGAGAGGGGACATTTAAACGTGcgagtgggacagagagagaatcATTGTGAAAACACAGATTgttaataaagtttttttttttttaaggtctGCTGAAGAGGATGGCGGCTGAGGTGGAAGTTCAGACGGGGGAGGTGGGGCGGACGAAGGTGGGGGGGCGTCTTCACCTGAGCCCGCTGGCAGACTCCAGTAACAGCCTCATCAGCCAGTCCCACCTCATCACTCcagaacccaacaaaccagtccCGAGTCCCAGGCCGCGGCTCACCCCCAAACCCTTCGCTGTGGACAAAAACCTCACGGTTAAACCCATAGTTGCCCCCAAACCTCTACAGAGATCCAGACCAGAGTCCACCCGCCTCCCTGGTTACAGACCGCAGCCACCGTGCACTCCGAAACCACCACAGCCAGCTGCTAAAGCGGCGCCAACAGACCCTGACCGACCCGCTTCTACCTCCTTTAAATCAACAAACAAGATGAACGCCGGACAAACTACCAAACCAGTCGCTCAGCCGTTCAAGCCTGCGCCGCCGTTGGCTTCTGGAGACCACAACgaactggaggagaagctgaagccaTCCGGCCTGGCCCACTCCCTCAGCCTGAAaaagctgtcagcagcagaGTGGTCCGGGAACGCCATCAATAAAGCAGAGAGAGACCGCTCGATTACCAGGGCCAAGTCCATGGGGTTCCTCACTGAGgtagggaaggaggaggaggaccgacCCGAGGCAGCCGTGCCGCTCAGACCCCAGCCTAGAACCTCCAGGCCCAGACCGGTGTCAGAGCTTTTCCTCCACAGTCCCACCAAGGCGGCAGCTCCAGTCCAGGTGTCTAACTGGGGTGGGAGACGCCCACTTTCAGCTGATCTCACAGCCAAATTTGAATCCATCGGCCTGTCTCTTCATCGCAAGTTTCCCAAGATGAAGGAGAACACCCCAGAGGGGAAAGGTCCCCCCCAGGGGAGAGAACCAGAGACGACCCGTCCGGAGGGCGGCCCGGCGTCCACGGTCCcagaccagagcagcagaaaagagGCTGGCGTGGGGAGACGTGCGGACAGCGTCAGGTCCAGGAGCTCTCGCCTTCTTGATTCCCCCTCCACGTTTCTGGAATCCGATCCTCCATCCACAGCGCAGCCAGGCCTCGATGCCGAACCAGCGGTGGGCGTCAGACAGCTGATCAGACAGCTGACAGAAGACACATCGCCAGCTCAGAGCCCCATCTCCAGACCCCCgttgaagccccgcccccttccctTAGATCTGACCAGAAGGTAAAAGCTGTGCTCCGTTTTTACTGGCTGTTGTCTGACTTGTTTGTCCCTGCGTGCGATCGTCATGCATGGCTTTGGCCTCGTgttgtgtgtgtccatcaggTTTTCATCAGAGAGGTCACCTGACCTCGCCGCTCACGCAGCAGAGCGCCATGACATCACCAGCACAGATGCTCAGAGGGGGGTAAGAGAGGGGAatgttttctctgtctttgtgtaACATTTGTGTAACGTTTCAAAGCCACCGAGGACATTTTCTTCTCCTAAGAACAAAATCGGTGCGGCGGGAACAAGCTGTGAAGCCAAGGACAGCTCACGTGTCAGCTGTTAGTCGTGATATGGTTGAGCTGAGATCAGCGGGGAAAGGTCGCCATCATACGGTTTTTTATTACCGCGTGTGTACCGCACCCACTGCTGCAAGGCCAACACACAACAGGGAGATAGTGTTTCTCTTCTGACGGCTCCTCATTCAGCCCAGAGCTCCTTTGTCTTTTCCTGTGGTCCAATcacatttgctgcctttttcATGTGATTTTACAGAATAAGATGGAAAAATTGTGGCGATGTTTCAattctgagggggaaaaaaggccacGATTTTAATTATAAAGTCAGTTGGGAGGGAGATGCTGCGTCACCACTCGGTTAACTTTTGGAGGTTTAACGTTTGGGGTTGATTTCATCCCTCATGTCCAACTGAACAAATCCTTTTGTCTTGATGTTGCTTCACCTTGTTCAGGCTTTGATAAGGAATTGCCAAAGTGCGCTCGGCCAGTTGTTCTTATCACATTGTCATATCTTGGTTTCTTATTTCGTGCAGATTAATGCATCACCTTCCACACCCACCGACCAGGATGTCTTTCTGGATCAAAAAGAATCCCAGGAGTGGAAAATGGCCTCCCCGCTCAACGCGTGTGAAACGAGACAACCATTCGGCAGTGACGTGCAACGGGTCAGAGTCTTTGAGAACGTGGTGGAGAAGCAAAATGtgctgatgatggaggatgggaAATTTGCACAAAAGCCCAAAGTTTTGCTCAGTCGCCGGTCGTTCAATGGAGGAAAAAGCGAGGAGGAAGGAACTCTTGTCACTGCCACCTACATAGACGCCGTGTCACCACCAAGTCCCTTGCGAGTGGCCCACACCTTTGACACattaaaaatggaggaaaacaggGCTGTTAGTGAGAATGTCCCCTCTGCAGAGTGGGAGGACAAGGCCATGACGCTGCGTTCCAGGCGTACCGATGGGAAGACCCAAGAACAGCCCCGGATCCTGAGAGTGGGAGCTCTGCAGAAGTGGCCTGCAGGAAGCCTTGaacaggtggagcagctgaaaaTGCTACAACCAGAGGAGCAACCCAAAGCCAAGGCAACATATTTTGCTCTAACGGGAAAAAACAAGGAGATATTGTTATCTCCTGCAGACGAACCAGGTTTTTTGACGCCTCCTGAGAAGATCCCACAGGTTGGGAGAAATACTTGGCCGGATCAGGTATTTGGTCAAACCTCAGATGGACCAAAGGAGTTGCAGAtggaagcagaaatgaaaaatgcaaaGATAAAGGAACTTGAGAAGGATAAACAGAGACAACTGATAGTAGAGAAGGAAGAGTTCTTGGAATTTGAACTACAGAGAAAGAAAACgatggagagggagaagcaggAATTTGAGGAGAAACAGCGAGCGCTGAGAaagcagaaacagctggaatTAGAGAGGCAAAAGattgagaaggaggagcaacAACGAGAGATGCAGCGacaaaaagagctggagatgcagcgacaaaaagagctggagatgcagcgacaaaaagagctggagatgcagcgacaaaaagagctggagatgcagcgacagctggagatgcagcgacaaaaagagctggagatgcagcgacaaaaagagctggagatgcagcgacaaaaagagctggagatgcagcgacaaaaagagctggagatgcagcgacaaaaagagctggagatgcagcgacaaaaagagctggagatgcagcgacaaaaagagctggagatgcagcgacagaaagagctggagatgcagcgacagaaagagctggagatgcagcgacagaaagagctggagatgcagcgacagaaagagctggagatgcagcgacaaaaagagctggagatgcagcgacagctggagatgcagcgacagctggagatgcagcgacaaaaagagctggagatgcagcgacaaaaagagctggagatgcagcgacaaaaagagctggagatCCAGCGACAGAGGGAGATGCAGCgacagagggagctggagatgcagcgacaaaaagagctggagatgcagcgaCAGCTGGAGATGCAGCGACAGAGGGAGATTGATAAGGAGAGGATGCTCTTGGAGAtgcagaaagagaagcagagacTGGATGAACAGGAGAGACAAAGGGAAAAGCGACAGCAGCTCGAGCTTGAAAAACAGAGGCTCAGAGAGCGGAAAATGCAAGAAGAGGCAGAAAGATTCAGGAAGGTGGCACTAGAGCAGGAGATGTTGAGGATGAAGGAGATTgaaaaagaaagggagagacaACGGGAGATAGTAAGGGAGCATCAGAGGGAGTCGgagaggcaaaaacaaagacagttgGAGAGGGAGCATCAGAAGCAGCTGGACATGGAGcggcaggagctggagaaccagagGTTACGGcaaagggagaaagagaagaaacgaTTAGAGGAGATAGATAGAATAAAAGAAATGGAGAAGAGACAACTCGAATTTGAAAAGCAGAAACAGGCAGAGAGGGCAGAAGAGCAGCGACAACGGTTAAAGGATGAGGCACAGAAACTAAggcagagacagatggaggacGGGCAACAGCTCAAGGCTTCAGCTCTCAGACCCACAGTGGTGGATCTGGACTCTGTGCTCCGGAACGATCACCTCCACAAGGCTGCAACAAGATGGAAGGAACCAACAGGGTCCAAACACACCGTTTTTGATGTTGATGCATTCAGTCCTCGGCTCTCCCAAAACAAAGATTCTCTTCCAGCCTTTGACAGCCGTTTTACAGCCCAACCACAGACCACTCCTGAGCGGGACGTCAGCTGGAAAGTACCATCACAGACGACGGTAGAATGGACCCTGTCTCCTCAAGACCCTTGGGAACTGCAGCCTGTCGAAATGTCCGTGGACCAGCCTCTGATCCAACCCAGAAAACAGGCTAACAAGTCAAAGCCAGACCAGCTGCTCACCAAGCATGAGCAACGGCCACAGAGAAACAGGTCCACGCTGCTGGATGAGTCCCTCCTACTGGCCCCTTTCGATGGGACGGACGGAAGAAGTAAGGTTTCTCCGGGCGttatctccagcagctctggtgCAGAGCTGGACTGGCTCCCCAGAGAGTTACAGCCCCAGGAGGGCTTgggtcaggtccaggttcagAGGAGGTCACGTGGATCTCAGGTGAGTCCCAGACATCAGCCGATTCTGCCGATGTCTGATCCGCCCGTAATTATCAGCCCGGTCATATTAATGTCCAGATGAACACAATcagagaaaaaaacatattCGCTGTAGGAGCGAGGTTTTAATAGTGGTAATAGCTCAGGTGTAAGCTGAGAAAAACAAATTTTCTGTTTCCTGCCGCCGCCAGGAGCTGAACAGGCTGCGCTCTCGCAGCATGTCTCGCCGATCGGCTCCTCCAGGCGGCGCTGTGGAGGTCAGCCTGTCCAGGATGAGGAGCCGTAGTGCGCACCGCGAGCAGGATCGCCACAGTTGGGTGAGTCTGAGCGCCTGTTGGGTGTGATGCATTGAGGAATGTTGTACGT is part of the Takifugu rubripes chromosome 21, fTakRub1.2, whole genome shotgun sequence genome and encodes:
- the si:ch73-138n13.1 gene encoding trichohyalin; the encoded protein is MAAEVEVQTGEVGRTKVGGRLHLSPLADSSNSLISQSHLITPEPNKPVPSPRPRLTPKPFAVDKNLTVKPIVAPKPLQRSRPESTRLPGYRPQPPCTPKPPQPAAKAAPTDPDRPASTSFKSTNKMNAGQTTKPVAQPFKPAPPLASGDHNELEEKLKPSGLAHSLSLKKLSAAEWSGNAINKAERDRSITRAKSMGFLTEVGKEEEDRPEAAVPLRPQPRTSRPRPVSELFLHSPTKAAAPVQVSNWGGRRPLSADLTAKFESIGLSLHRKFPKMKENTPEGKGPPQGREPETTRPEGGPASTVPDQSSRKEAGVGRRADSVRSRSSRLLDSPSTFLESDPPSTAQPGLDAEPAVGVRQLIRQLTEDTSPAQSPISRPPLKPRPLPLDLTRRFSSERSPDLAAHAAERHDITSTDAQRGINASPSTPTDQDVFLDQKESQEWKMASPLNACETRQPFGSDVQRVRVFENVVEKQNVLMMEDGKFAQKPKVLLSRRSFNGGKSEEEGTLVTATYIDAVSPPSPLRVAHTFDTLKMEENRAVSENVPSAEWEDKAMTLRSRRTDGKTQEQPRILRVGALQKWPAGSLEQVEQLKMLQPEEQPKAKATYFALTGKNKEILLSPADEPGFLTPPEKIPQVGRNTWPDQVFGQTSDGPKELQMEAEMKNAKIKELEKDKQRQLIVEKEEFLEFELQRKKTMEREKQEFEEKQRALRKQKQLELERQKIEKEEQQREMQRQKELEMQRQKELEMQRQKELEMQRQLEMQRQREIDKERMLLEMQKEKQRLDEQERQREKRQQLELEKQRLRERKMQEEAERFRKVALEQEMLRMKEIEKERERQREIVREHQRESERQKQRQLEREHQKQLDMERQELENQRLRQREKEKKRLEEIDRIKEMEKRQLEFEKQKQAERAEEQRQRLKDEAQKLRQRQMEDGQQLKASALRPTVVDLDSVLRNDHLHKAATRWKEPTGSKHTVFDVDAFSPRLSQNKDSLPAFDSRFTAQPQTTPERDVSWKVPSQTTVEWTLSPQDPWELQPVEMSVDQPLIQPRKQANKSKPDQLLTKHEQRPQRNRSTLLDESLLLAPFDGTDGRSKVSPGVISSSSGAELDWLPRELQPQEGLGQVQVQRRSRGSQELNRLRSRSMSRRSAPPGGAVEVSLSRMRSRSAHREQDRHSWVQQKQSESGDAGEALGHDTDSQYGTWETGLRTDDSLSPLTPSSDSHQSPSPRKTTPPHTPGDSAHRWENDTVDAVLPSNNQLPAFPDAPPTLLDTSALRSRAQLAKKRAPRTRPSRGARKDTTLVVEDAAEDWLYRDSTETKVGLKDSALDSEELTRGPDSSPAVSSQPPRVALFPGVDASALKVQLRKRGDSDNHHDGPVVPQSQPSRSPKSPFLPRAARVLPPAGGKENGEEDSPQWLKELKSKKRLSQYDGES